One segment of Leptospirillum ferrooxidans C2-3 DNA contains the following:
- a CDS encoding formate--tetrahydrofolate ligase: MTLIDLESLARSLGVPSDRFHRFGPGRGKIDPRYLPSPSLGLSPDDSKVSSALYVLVTGMTPTPLGEGKTTTSIGLSMALNRLGLRTVVTIRQPSMGPVFGIKGGGAGGGRSTIEPMDVLNLHLTGDIHAVSSAHNLLASAIDNEFSHSNPLRIDPLSINYPRVVDLNDRPLRKVVIGLGGRANGIPRETEFSIAVSSEVMAILALAKDYSDLSGRLSKITVGANVDGTPVTARDLGVDGAMAALLREAFWPNLMATCEGTPAIVHGSPFANIAHGNSSVIGDWVALSGAQCVVTEAGFGADLGGEKFFDIKSPILGRGPNVAVLVATAKSLRMHGGLAETTAGKPIPEILDSPHPESVDRGCANLRRQIENIRSFGVPVVVAINSHPQDSQEEWDIIRRHAIDAGASDAVVCSHFRDGSEGALALARVVMETAKHHNGQVTPLYRREDSLEDKVTRIVTTMYGAKMASWSDRARKSLVVAKSLGAETMPVCIAKTWASLSHDPALKGDPRGYVFPVTDVRAFTGAGFVTVYAGDVQTMPGLPSRPAFRKIDLSPDGITRGMT; the protein is encoded by the coding sequence GGGAAAAATTGACCCCCGTTACTTGCCCTCTCCATCTCTGGGGCTTTCTCCTGATGACTCAAAAGTTTCTTCCGCACTTTATGTCCTTGTGACGGGAATGACTCCCACTCCGCTTGGAGAAGGAAAAACCACCACTTCCATCGGCCTCTCGATGGCCTTGAACCGTCTTGGCTTAAGGACAGTTGTCACGATTCGACAGCCTTCAATGGGGCCTGTTTTTGGAATCAAGGGGGGTGGTGCAGGAGGAGGAAGGTCGACCATTGAACCGATGGATGTCCTGAACCTCCACCTGACAGGGGATATTCATGCCGTTTCATCGGCACACAATCTTCTGGCATCGGCCATCGACAATGAATTCTCCCACAGCAATCCCCTTCGGATTGACCCTCTCTCCATCAACTACCCCCGGGTAGTGGATCTGAATGATCGTCCTCTCCGGAAGGTGGTGATCGGCCTGGGGGGACGTGCGAACGGGATTCCCCGGGAAACGGAATTTTCGATTGCGGTGAGTTCGGAAGTGATGGCGATTCTGGCTTTGGCAAAAGACTATTCCGACCTTTCGGGGAGACTATCTAAAATTACGGTTGGAGCGAATGTCGATGGCACCCCTGTTACGGCAAGGGATCTGGGTGTCGACGGGGCGATGGCGGCACTTCTTCGTGAGGCCTTCTGGCCGAATCTTATGGCGACTTGCGAGGGCACGCCTGCGATTGTTCACGGATCGCCTTTTGCGAATATTGCCCATGGAAACTCTTCCGTCATCGGAGACTGGGTTGCCCTTTCAGGGGCCCAATGTGTTGTGACGGAGGCCGGTTTCGGGGCTGATCTTGGCGGGGAGAAATTTTTTGACATAAAATCCCCCATTCTCGGAAGGGGGCCGAATGTGGCCGTTCTGGTCGCTACGGCAAAGAGCCTCCGGATGCACGGGGGGCTTGCGGAGACCACGGCGGGCAAACCTATTCCGGAAATTCTGGATTCGCCCCATCCAGAGTCGGTTGACAGGGGATGCGCGAATCTTCGTCGCCAAATCGAAAATATCCGCTCTTTCGGAGTTCCGGTCGTTGTGGCGATCAACTCCCATCCCCAGGATTCACAAGAAGAGTGGGACATTATTCGCCGGCACGCAATCGATGCAGGTGCTTCCGATGCGGTGGTCTGTTCACATTTCAGGGACGGTAGCGAAGGAGCGCTTGCCCTTGCGCGGGTCGTCATGGAAACGGCTAAACACCATAATGGTCAGGTGACTCCCCTTTATCGCCGGGAAGATTCCCTGGAAGATAAAGTGACTCGCATTGTGACAACCATGTATGGTGCAAAAATGGCTTCGTGGTCGGACAGGGCCAGAAAAAGTCTGGTTGTCGCCAAATCTCTCGGGGCAGAGACGATGCCGGTCTGCATTGCCAAGACATGGGCTTCGCTTTCACATGATCCGGCTTTGAAAGGGGATCCCCGTGGCTATGTTTTTCCAGTGACGGATGTCAGGGCGTTTACAGGGGCCGGTTTTGTCACTGTTTATGCAGGGGATGTCCAGACGATGCCCGGCTTGCCTTCAAGACCTGCTTTCCGGAAGATTGATCTCTCTCCGGATGGAATAACCAGAGGCATGACATGA